The genomic region CCGTTACGGCATTGGTCAGGAGTTCTTCCGCTGGGAGATCGCGACGGCCGTGGCGGGGGCGCTGATGGGCATCCACCCCTTCGACCAGCCGGACGTCGAGGCGAGCAAGACCGAGACGCGCCGGCTGACCACGGAGTTCGAACAGAAGGGCGCGCTTCCAGGTGAGGCGCCCGTGCTGCGCGAGGCGGGCATGGCGCTCTTCACCGATCTGGCCAACGCGCGTGCGCTCGAACGCGCGGTGGGCGACCGCTCGCTCGTGGGGTGGTTGCGCGCCCACATCGACCGCCTCCAGCCGGGCGACTACTTCGCGCTGCTCGCCTACGTCGACATGCACGAGGCCCACGCGGCGGTGCTGCAGGAAGTTCGGCATCGTGTCGGCGCGCATGCGCGCGTGGCCACCTGCTTCGGGTTCGGTCCGCGGTTCCTGCACTCGACAGGGCAGGCCTACAAGGGCGGGCCGAACACGGGCGTCTTCCTGCAGGTGACGTGCGACGACCGCGCCGACCTGCCGGTGCCCGGCGCGCCGTACACGTTCGGGGTCGTCAAGGCGGCGCAGGCACGCGGAGACTTCGCCGTGCTTGCGGAGCGTGGCCGCCGGGCGCTGCGCGTGCATCTCGGCCCCGACGTGACCGCCGGCCTCGCGCGTTTGCGCGCGGTAATCGACCAGGCGCTCGCGCCGGGGGTCTAGCGCGAACGCCCCGCGACCGGCTGGCGACGACCGACGAGCGGTTCCCGGCCGGCAGCGGCGAGCCGGACGGGGATGGCCTACACGAACTCGAGGCCGTACTTCGGTGCGGCAGCGACGTAGCGGGCGGCGACTTCGTCGATGTTGTCGGGCGCTTCGCGTACGCCGTTTGGCGCCCGCACCAGCGTCTCCTCGAAGAAGTTCTCCATGCCTGCGGGCGTGAAGGTGAGCACCATGCGCGCGGTGTTCGAGCCCGCGTTGCGGAAGCAGTGGACCGTGCCGCGCGGTACGTTCACGAAGTCGCCCGGGCCGGCCTCGATGAGGTCGTCGCCGAGACGGAACTCGATGCGGCCCTCGACGACGTAGAACGTCTCGTCCTCGCGGCGGTGGACGTGGGGCGGCGGGCCGCCGCCGGGCGGCACGAAGGCCTCCATCGCGAAGTAGGCCCCGCCCGACTCTTCGCCGGTGACGAGGAACGTGTAGTGATCGCCCGGGCCCCAGAAGGCCGGGCCGGTGTCGGCCGGGCGGTGCATCAGGCGACTGGCGCGGGCAGAAGCGACGGCGAGTGTGGGGGCGGCGGCCATGACGGTCTCCTTTCGGGGTTGCGCCAACCGTGCGGCGTGTGTGACTT from Acidobacteriota bacterium harbors:
- a CDS encoding cupin domain-containing protein, which translates into the protein MAAAPTLAVASARASRLMHRPADTGPAFWGPGDHYTFLVTGEESGGAYFAMEAFVPPGGGPPPHVHRREDETFYVVEGRIEFRLGDDLIEAGPGDFVNVPRGTVHCFRNAGSNTARMVLTFTPAGMENFFEETLVRAPNGVREAPDNIDEVAARYVAAAPKYGLEFV